In one window of Pseudodesulfovibrio sediminis DNA:
- a CDS encoding Nif11-like leader peptide family natural product precursor, whose protein sequence is MSQDEITRLVNDVMSDPTMAAEAMSIGDQAAMEAYITSKGYDLTEEEMTQVWAMATQFMTG, encoded by the coding sequence ATGAGCCAAGACGAAATAACAAGACTGGTCAATGATGTTATGTCAGACCCGACCATGGCGGCCGAGGCAATGAGCATCGGTGACCAAGCGGCCATGGAGGCCTATATCACCAGCAAAGGGTATGACCTGACCGAGGAAGAAATGACCCAGGTATGGGCCATGGCAACCCAGTTCATGACAGGATAA
- a CDS encoding flavodoxin family protein — translation MKAVLINGSPRPGGNTETMLRKMETVLDGAGWETDFVQLGGKKIRGCMACTKCWENKDGKCVVDNDKFNEVFANMLEADAIVIGSPTYFADVSAETKALLDRSGMVSLANDRAFAGKIGAAVVAVRRGGAVHVFDTINHMYLMSQMIVPGSIYWNIGRGLDKKDVENDPEGIENMQSLAKTIDWLGRAMKASEAPFPKNMEFFG, via the coding sequence ATGAAAGCAGTGCTTATCAATGGCAGCCCGCGCCCTGGCGGCAATACCGAGACCATGCTCAGGAAAATGGAGACCGTGCTGGACGGTGCAGGCTGGGAAACGGATTTTGTCCAGCTTGGCGGCAAAAAGATTCGTGGTTGTATGGCGTGCACCAAATGCTGGGAAAACAAGGACGGCAAATGTGTCGTGGACAACGACAAGTTTAATGAGGTCTTTGCGAATATGCTGGAAGCGGATGCCATCGTCATCGGCTCACCCACCTACTTCGCCGATGTCAGCGCCGAGACCAAGGCCTTGCTGGATCGGTCGGGCATGGTTTCGCTGGCCAATGATCGGGCCTTTGCCGGCAAGATAGGGGCTGCTGTGGTCGCCGTGCGTCGTGGCGGCGCGGTCCATGTGTTTGACACCATCAATCACATGTACCTCATGTCCCAGATGATCGTCCCTGGCTCCATCTACTGGAATATCGGACGTGGCCTGGACAAGAAGGATGTCGAAAATGATCCCGAAGGTATTGAGAACATGCAGAGTCTGGCCAAGACCATCGATTGGCTGGGCCGCGCCATGAAAGCGAGCGAGGCACCGTTTCCGAAGAACATGGAGTTTTTCGGTTAG
- the secA gene encoding preprotein translocase subunit SecA: MLKYIFGSKNDRYLKKLKPVIAEINALEPEMEALSDADFPTKINTWKEQVAVGDKTLDDLLPECFALVREAGKRCFDPSMRHFDVQLIGGYVLHQGKIAEMKTGEGKTLVATLAVVLNALSGKGVHVITVNDYLATRDAEWMGQLYNFLGLSVGIIVHGITDQERQAAYAADITYGTNNEFGFDYLRDNMKFYKEQLVQRPLNFAIVDEVDSILIDEARTPLIISGPGEKSSGLYRRIDAIVPKLDKSTPTDPEDKDAIPDGDFVLDEKTKAITLTDAGVEKIEELLDIDNLFDPQHIALQHHVLQAIKAHYCFINDVEYIVKDNQVVLVDEFTGRLMPGRRLSDGLHQAIEAKENVKVEAENQTLASITFQNYFRMYDKLAGMTGTADTEAVEFGQIYNLEVVVIPTHRGMVRKDHPDAIYKTQEQKYLAIAEDIEDCYRRGQPTLVGTVSIEKSELLSNLLKKRKVPHSVLNAKQHEREAEIVLEAGHLTKVTIATNMAGRGTDIKLGEGALEAGGLHIIGTERHESRRIDNQLRGRAGRQGDPGSSRFYLALDDDLMRLFGSDRLKGIMEKLGLEDGMAIENKMVSNAIEKSQTRVEGHHYEIRKQLLEYDDVMNQQREAIYGLRHDLMKSETVDSLAHEYAVDLLESSLEPALDMKDPDQETVDSTRARLEEVFNFERFEEWNNGELPTMDQAIAWVDEIFGYLRASTGEHYQEILRYFMLDALDRNWKEHLLNMDHLRDGIGLRGYGQRDPKQEYKREGFELFSELIYTLKENALRAFSHLRIEAEVKDEEFKHEGSDDLEYTDHESAQEQKKAAPVKKDPKISRNAPCPCGSGKKYKKCCGA; encoded by the coding sequence ATGCTCAAATATATTTTCGGTTCAAAGAACGACCGATATCTCAAGAAACTCAAACCCGTCATTGCGGAGATCAACGCTCTCGAACCCGAGATGGAAGCGCTTTCCGATGCCGATTTTCCCACCAAGATCAATACGTGGAAAGAGCAGGTAGCCGTCGGCGACAAGACGCTGGATGATCTGCTGCCCGAGTGTTTCGCGCTGGTGCGCGAAGCGGGCAAGCGGTGCTTTGATCCGTCCATGCGCCACTTCGATGTGCAGCTCATCGGCGGATATGTGCTGCATCAGGGCAAGATCGCCGAGATGAAGACCGGTGAAGGTAAAACTCTGGTCGCCACCCTGGCCGTTGTGCTCAATGCGCTGTCCGGCAAGGGCGTGCATGTCATCACTGTCAACGATTACCTGGCTACCCGTGACGCCGAGTGGATGGGCCAGCTCTACAATTTCCTCGGTCTTTCCGTGGGCATCATCGTGCACGGCATCACTGACCAGGAACGTCAGGCCGCCTACGCCGCTGACATCACGTACGGAACCAACAACGAGTTCGGTTTTGACTATCTGCGTGACAACATGAAGTTCTACAAGGAGCAGTTGGTTCAGCGGCCGCTCAATTTTGCCATAGTTGATGAGGTTGACTCCATCCTCATTGACGAGGCGCGGACCCCGCTCATTATTTCCGGTCCGGGCGAAAAATCCTCCGGCCTGTACAGGCGCATCGACGCCATCGTACCCAAGCTCGACAAATCCACGCCCACGGACCCCGAAGACAAGGATGCCATTCCCGACGGTGATTTCGTGCTGGACGAAAAGACCAAGGCCATTACCCTGACCGACGCCGGTGTGGAAAAGATCGAAGAACTGCTCGACATCGACAACCTGTTCGATCCGCAGCATATCGCGTTGCAGCACCATGTGCTTCAGGCGATCAAGGCGCATTACTGCTTCATCAATGACGTGGAATACATCGTCAAGGATAACCAGGTCGTGCTGGTCGATGAGTTTACCGGTCGGCTCATGCCGGGCCGCCGCCTGTCCGACGGGCTGCATCAGGCCATCGAGGCCAAGGAGAACGTCAAGGTCGAGGCCGAAAACCAGACGCTGGCGTCCATCACCTTCCAGAACTATTTCCGCATGTATGACAAGCTGGCCGGCATGACCGGTACGGCTGATACCGAGGCCGTGGAATTCGGCCAGATATACAACCTCGAAGTCGTGGTCATCCCCACCCATCGAGGCATGGTGCGCAAGGATCATCCCGATGCCATCTACAAGACCCAGGAGCAGAAGTATCTGGCCATTGCAGAGGACATCGAGGATTGCTACCGGCGCGGCCAGCCCACGCTGGTCGGCACGGTCTCCATCGAAAAATCCGAACTGCTCTCCAATCTGCTCAAGAAACGCAAGGTGCCCCACAGCGTGCTCAACGCAAAGCAGCATGAACGGGAAGCTGAAATCGTGCTTGAAGCGGGCCATTTGACCAAGGTCACCATCGCCACCAACATGGCTGGACGTGGTACCGACATCAAGCTCGGCGAGGGCGCACTTGAGGCCGGTGGTCTGCACATCATCGGCACGGAACGCCACGAGTCACGGCGCATCGACAACCAGCTTCGAGGCCGTGCAGGCCGTCAGGGCGATCCGGGTTCCTCCCGTTTCTATCTGGCGCTGGACGATGATCTCATGCGCCTGTTCGGTTCCGACCGACTCAAGGGCATCATGGAGAAGCTCGGTCTGGAAGACGGCATGGCCATTGAAAACAAGATGGTCAGTAACGCCATTGAAAAATCCCAGACCCGCGTCGAGGGCCACCACTACGAAATTCGTAAACAGCTCCTGGAATATGACGATGTCATGAACCAGCAGCGCGAGGCCATCTACGGCCTGCGCCACGACCTCATGAAGTCCGAGACCGTGGACAGTCTGGCCCATGAATATGCTGTCGATCTTCTCGAAAGCTCCCTTGAGCCGGCTCTGGACATGAAGGACCCGGATCAGGAGACCGTGGACTCCACCCGTGCTCGGCTGGAGGAAGTCTTCAACTTCGAGCGGTTTGAGGAATGGAACAACGGCGAGCTGCCCACCATGGATCAGGCGATTGCCTGGGTCGATGAAATTTTTGGCTATCTGCGGGCCTCCACCGGCGAGCATTATCAGGAAATCCTGCGTTATTTCATGCTCGATGCCCTGGACCGCAATTGGAAGGAGCACCTGCTCAACATGGACCACCTGCGCGATGGTATCGGCCTGCGCGGCTATGGTCAGCGCGATCCCAAGCAGGAGTACAAGCGCGAGGGGTTCGAGCTGTTCTCCGAGCTGATTTACACCCTCAAGGAGAACGCCCTGCGCGCCTTCTCCCACCTGCGCATCGAGGCCGAAGTCAAGGACGAGGAGTTTAAGCACGAAGGGTCTGACGACCTGGAGTACACCGACCACGAGTCCGCACAGGAGCAGAAGAAAGCCGCACCGGTCAAGAAAGACCCCAAGATCTCCCGCAACGCCCCCTGTCCCTGTGGCAGCGGCAAGAAATACAAGAAGTGTTGCGGCGCCTGA
- a CDS encoding LysR family transcriptional regulator encodes MINLEWLRTFKTIYEKGSMTAAAEALFISQPGVSLHLSSLEDHVGHKLFERRPRKILPTERGKLLYNTVVDPVNRLLAAEKNFQKSTREDTPSVTVGMCFEAFRMALEKHLPSLDFNLIMEFGDYRELLEKMTKGIVDLVVTPHRIESKDITYRPFSQENIVLLAGKDTDLASFDTALEGGKKTLLAWLNEQRWYGLTGDNEHLRRFWQRNFESYPDFRPNYIVPNIHSIVASLSRGPGLGVVPDFLCLEKIRRGELTLLWPGYTPLVNTLSIARRKDERYPSQLDRIEQLLITEMPPYKG; translated from the coding sequence GTGATCAACCTCGAATGGCTCCGCACGTTCAAAACCATATATGAAAAAGGAAGCATGACGGCCGCGGCCGAGGCGTTGTTCATCTCTCAGCCCGGTGTGAGCCTGCACCTCAGCTCCCTGGAAGACCATGTGGGCCACAAACTGTTTGAACGAAGACCGCGCAAGATCCTCCCCACGGAGCGGGGCAAGCTGCTGTATAATACGGTGGTGGACCCGGTGAACCGACTGCTGGCAGCCGAAAAGAACTTCCAGAAATCCACGCGCGAGGACACGCCTTCCGTGACTGTGGGCATGTGCTTCGAAGCCTTTCGGATGGCACTGGAGAAACATCTCCCGAGTCTTGATTTCAACTTGATCATGGAGTTCGGCGATTATCGGGAACTGCTCGAAAAGATGACCAAGGGGATCGTTGATCTGGTGGTGACCCCGCACAGAATAGAAAGCAAAGACATCACATACCGTCCGTTCTCACAGGAGAACATCGTGCTGCTCGCAGGCAAAGACACGGACCTCGCTTCATTCGACACGGCCTTGGAAGGAGGCAAAAAGACACTCCTCGCCTGGCTCAATGAACAACGGTGGTACGGCCTCACCGGCGACAACGAGCACCTGCGTCGGTTCTGGCAGCGGAATTTCGAGTCTTACCCGGATTTCAGGCCGAACTACATTGTGCCCAATATCCACTCCATCGTTGCCAGCCTGTCCAGAGGACCGGGACTGGGCGTTGTCCCGGATTTCCTGTGCCTGGAAAAGATCCGGCGCGGCGAACTGACTCTCCTCTGGCCCGGGTATACACCTCTGGTCAACACCCTCTCCATCGCCCGGCGCAAGGACGAACGCTACCCGTCCCAACTGGACCGAATCGAACAGCTCCTGATCACCGAGATGCCGCCCTACAAGGGATGA
- a CDS encoding (Fe-S)-binding protein — protein MAGECILCGKCMEVCPLLRATGREELGPRAKADLCRVLVEDPDLLSEARVEKLAGLCLGCGRCRAVCSQGVDVPMLVAGLRQAHPDFKKWLWKTWLVRARELWSPGSTAARLIPKQFHTERFGPMLKMLSGLKGGPGLTPFLKIASFPDTVRGENMLLFAGCTATYVQSRWLMTALKLLDGLGVDVLPGEFKCCGSGLQSAGFADVSRSMAEHNVAVWRNAGKPRVVTVCASCKAGLEGYIACFASDEEQAEWGNSLLPLSEIIFDTECVISTPIHERLGYHHPCHATGVDRAGLFLHYALNGIIEMATDRECCGFGGVMRLGAADLTEPVNAACWDTLAGASVVVTGCSACIGQLKATAPHGVRVGHWLELIE, from the coding sequence ATGGCCGGTGAGTGCATCCTGTGCGGCAAGTGCATGGAGGTCTGCCCGTTGCTGCGGGCCACGGGCCGGGAGGAACTCGGCCCCCGCGCCAAGGCTGACCTGTGCCGCGTGCTGGTCGAGGACCCGGACCTGTTGTCGGAAGCCCGTGTCGAGAAACTGGCTGGACTCTGTCTGGGGTGCGGGCGATGCCGCGCGGTCTGTTCGCAGGGCGTGGATGTTCCCATGTTGGTGGCAGGGTTGCGGCAGGCACATCCCGATTTCAAAAAATGGCTGTGGAAGACATGGCTGGTGCGCGCCCGCGAACTCTGGTCCCCTGGTTCCACGGCGGCCAGACTTATCCCCAAACAGTTTCATACAGAAAGATTCGGCCCCATGCTCAAGATGCTGTCCGGCCTCAAGGGCGGGCCGGGATTGACGCCGTTTCTGAAAATCGCGTCCTTTCCTGATACGGTCCGGGGCGAGAATATGCTGCTGTTCGCGGGGTGTACGGCTACCTATGTGCAGAGCCGCTGGCTCATGACCGCCCTCAAACTGCTGGACGGTCTGGGTGTGGATGTGCTGCCCGGCGAGTTCAAATGTTGCGGCAGCGGGCTGCAATCTGCCGGGTTTGCGGACGTATCCCGCTCCATGGCCGAACACAATGTGGCGGTGTGGCGCAACGCCGGTAAACCGCGTGTGGTGACCGTCTGCGCCTCCTGCAAGGCGGGACTGGAAGGGTACATAGCGTGTTTTGCTTCTGACGAGGAACAGGCTGAGTGGGGGAATTCCCTTCTTCCCTTGTCTGAAATTATATTTGATACCGAATGTGTGATATCGACGCCGATACATGAACGCCTTGGGTACCATCATCCCTGCCATGCAACGGGGGTGGATAGGGCTGGCCTTTTTTTGCATTATGCTTTAAATGGCATAATTGAAATGGCTACAGACAGGGAATGCTGCGGTTTTGGCGGGGTCATGCGGCTGGGGGCAGCCGACCTGACCGAACCTGTCAACGCCGCCTGCTGGGACACCCTTGCAGGCGCATCAGTGGTGGTCACAGGATGCTCGGCCTGCATCGGCCAGCTCAAGGCCACGGCTCCTCATGGAGTTAGGGTCGGTCATTGGTTGGAACTCATAGAATAA
- a CDS encoding nucleotide sugar dehydrogenase: MSMITFEALKSKDEAIGVVGLGYVGLPLAVSLARYFSVVGVDVSARRVEELGQRIDRTNEVDFSTVSEDIDLTYSADLSELAKTRLILVAVPTPIDEFRSPDLRPVTGASASVGKHLQPGSVVVYESTVYPGLTEDICVPILEKESGLKCGVDFWVGYSPERINPGDKVHRLETITKVVAGQDDASGKLLEQVYGTIIKAGIHRAPDIKTAEAAKVIENTQRDLNIALMNELALIFDTMGIDTMDVLAAAGTKWNFLPFRPGLVGGHCIGVDPYYLTFKAEAMGFHPHVILAGREINDGMGKFIAESTVKRLIQNDCKIKGARVGVLGVTFKENVPDLRNTRVVDIIEELNEYGLDVLVHDAEADYDEAREELGVELCALEELRNLDALILAVSHEQYASIPVAELKSWFVNPDATLVIDVKGFFDRAELEANNVAYWRL, encoded by the coding sequence ATGAGTATGATAACTTTTGAAGCACTGAAGTCTAAGGATGAGGCCATTGGCGTGGTCGGTCTCGGCTATGTGGGGCTGCCGCTGGCGGTCTCTCTGGCCCGATATTTTTCTGTTGTGGGCGTGGATGTGTCGGCCAGGCGGGTGGAAGAACTCGGGCAGCGCATCGATCGCACCAATGAAGTGGATTTTTCCACTGTGAGTGAAGACATCGACCTGACATACAGCGCCGATCTGTCCGAGCTGGCAAAGACCCGGCTCATTCTGGTCGCCGTGCCCACTCCCATTGATGAATTTCGGTCCCCGGACCTGCGACCCGTGACCGGAGCCAGCGCTTCGGTGGGCAAGCACCTGCAGCCGGGCAGTGTCGTGGTGTACGAATCCACGGTCTACCCCGGACTGACCGAGGACATCTGCGTGCCCATTCTTGAGAAGGAGTCGGGCCTCAAGTGTGGTGTGGACTTCTGGGTGGGGTATTCCCCCGAGCGCATCAACCCCGGTGACAAGGTGCATCGTCTGGAGACCATCACCAAGGTGGTGGCCGGACAGGACGATGCCTCGGGCAAGCTACTGGAACAGGTGTACGGCACCATCATCAAGGCGGGTATCCACCGCGCCCCGGACATCAAGACCGCAGAGGCGGCCAAGGTCATCGAAAATACCCAACGTGACCTGAATATCGCGCTCATGAATGAGCTGGCCCTGATTTTCGACACCATGGGCATCGACACCATGGACGTGCTCGCCGCTGCCGGGACCAAATGGAATTTCCTGCCGTTCAGGCCGGGGCTGGTGGGTGGCCACTGCATCGGTGTGGACCCGTATTATCTGACTTTCAAGGCGGAAGCCATGGGCTTTCACCCGCATGTCATTCTGGCCGGTCGTGAAATCAACGACGGCATGGGCAAGTTCATCGCCGAGTCCACGGTCAAGCGGCTCATCCAGAATGACTGCAAGATCAAAGGGGCGCGTGTCGGCGTGCTCGGCGTGACCTTCAAGGAAAACGTCCCGGATCTGCGCAACACCCGTGTGGTGGACATCATCGAGGAACTGAACGAGTACGGCCTGGATGTTCTGGTTCATGACGCGGAAGCGGACTACGACGAAGCGCGAGAGGAGCTTGGCGTCGAGCTCTGCGCTCTCGAAGAGTTGCGGAATCTGGACGCCCTGATTCTGGCGGTGTCGCACGAGCAGTATGCGTCAATCCCGGTGGCGGAGTTGAAGAGCTGGTTTGTCAATCCCGATGCCACGTTGGTCATAGACGTGAAGGGATTCTTCGACCGCGCAGAACTGGAAGCGAATAACGTCGCCTATTGGCGTTTATAG
- a CDS encoding CreA family protein — protein MQSLEFLKKKRPSTFGRSVRLVLMALVMCMIVPSPALPETIGTVDTVFHLFSRDDDIIVEAFDDPDIPGVTCYLSRARKGGVKGMIGVAEDPSDASIECIKTGPIEVPEYVRSGKADGKRVFKKGTSLIFKSMQVVRFYDQKRDVIIYMVYSDRVVEGSPKNSITCINVK, from the coding sequence ATGCAATCTCTAGAATTTCTCAAGAAAAAGCGGCCCTCGACATTCGGCCGGAGTGTGCGTCTGGTGCTCATGGCCCTGGTCATGTGCATGATCGTCCCCTCCCCGGCGCTCCCGGAAACCATCGGCACCGTGGACACCGTGTTCCACCTGTTCTCCCGCGATGACGACATCATAGTGGAGGCCTTTGACGACCCGGATATTCCCGGCGTGACCTGCTACCTGAGCCGGGCACGCAAGGGCGGCGTCAAAGGCATGATCGGTGTGGCCGAAGACCCGTCGGATGCCTCCATCGAATGTATCAAGACCGGCCCCATAGAGGTCCCCGAGTATGTCAGAAGTGGCAAAGCCGATGGCAAGCGGGTGTTCAAGAAAGGCACGTCCCTGATCTTCAAGTCCATGCAGGTGGTCCGCTTCTATGACCAGAAGCGGGATGTCATCATCTACATGGTCTACAGCGACAGAGTCGTTGAGGGATCGCCCAAGAACAGCATCACCTGCATCAATGTCAAATAA
- a CDS encoding ubiquinone/menaquinone biosynthesis methyltransferase encodes MVKPECDSHTGADTHDEHGKRVADMFGRIAGWYDFLNHALSGGLDIYWRYRLAKAARPESGGMVLDLAAGTMDVSVELLRQYPECRVAALDFALPMLENGKAKKLRKGREDSIFPVQADGRALPLPDESMSAATIAFGIRNILPRQDAYAEFFRVLKPGARLCILEFGSGSKRVWKGLYNFYLDKMLPFIGDRISGDPGAYRYLAETIKSFPNERALGSELLDAGFERVYNVPMMSGIVYLHVAQKPLKDAG; translated from the coding sequence ATGGTGAAACCGGAATGCGATTCCCACACCGGGGCCGACACGCACGACGAGCATGGCAAACGGGTTGCCGACATGTTCGGCCGTATCGCCGGATGGTATGATTTTCTCAACCACGCCCTGTCAGGGGGGCTGGATATTTACTGGCGCTATCGCCTGGCCAAGGCTGCACGCCCTGAGTCGGGTGGTATGGTGCTTGATCTGGCCGCCGGGACCATGGATGTATCGGTGGAGCTATTACGTCAATACCCAGAGTGCCGGGTGGCGGCATTGGATTTTGCCCTGCCCATGCTGGAGAACGGCAAGGCCAAGAAGCTCAGGAAAGGGCGCGAGGACAGCATTTTTCCGGTCCAGGCCGATGGCCGCGCGTTGCCGCTACCGGACGAGAGCATGTCTGCGGCCACCATCGCGTTCGGTATCCGCAACATCCTGCCGCGGCAGGACGCCTACGCCGAGTTCTTCCGGGTGCTCAAGCCGGGCGCCCGGCTTTGTATTCTGGAGTTCGGCTCCGGTTCGAAGCGGGTATGGAAGGGGTTGTATAATTTTTATCTGGACAAGATGCTGCCATTTATCGGAGACCGTATATCCGGCGACCCCGGTGCGTACCGGTATCTGGCGGAGACCATCAAATCATTTCCGAATGAGCGGGCATTGGGCTCGGAATTGCTCGATGCAGGCTTCGAGCGGGTATACAACGTGCCGATGATGTCTGGCATCGTGTATCTGCATGTGGCGCAGAAGCCCCTTAAGGACGCCGGTTAA
- the mqnB gene encoding futalosine hydrolase, producing the protein MILVVTATAKEMKSAFPHAPRVEQGEAVEFVFQGKPLLLAVTGVGLINASMAAGRLLAREDISGVVNVGIAGAYNEEEFPLLSTCYAWQETWPEYGLLDDEGRVDPKGIGFAQGEIDGTVIWNRVKLNPVNDAEAMGLKLGKTWLRASSVSVSSVTGTFTRAGWLKVICNGDMENMEGFGLAYAARQMGLPFLQLRTLSNVVGSRDSVDWDLKGALRGLEAAVQMLFAE; encoded by the coding sequence ATGATACTTGTTGTAACAGCCACGGCCAAGGAAATGAAATCCGCGTTCCCGCACGCTCCCAGAGTGGAGCAGGGCGAGGCCGTGGAGTTCGTCTTTCAGGGGAAGCCCCTGCTGCTGGCCGTAACCGGCGTGGGACTGATCAATGCGTCCATGGCGGCCGGGCGGCTGTTGGCCCGAGAGGATATCTCCGGCGTCGTGAACGTGGGCATTGCCGGAGCGTATAACGAAGAAGAATTTCCATTGCTTTCAACCTGTTACGCATGGCAGGAGACCTGGCCCGAGTACGGACTGCTGGATGATGAAGGTCGTGTCGACCCCAAGGGCATCGGCTTTGCTCAGGGCGAGATCGACGGCACGGTCATCTGGAACCGGGTCAAGCTCAACCCTGTCAATGACGCCGAGGCCATGGGGCTGAAGCTTGGTAAGACATGGCTGCGTGCTTCCAGCGTCTCCGTGTCCAGCGTGACCGGCACTTTTACCCGCGCTGGCTGGCTCAAGGTCATCTGTAACGGGGACATGGAAAATATGGAAGGGTTTGGTCTCGCCTATGCGGCCAGACAGATGGGGTTGCCGTTCCTGCAATTGCGGACGCTCTCCAACGTGGTCGGCTCACGTGATTCTGTCGATTGGGATTTGAAAGGGGCACTCAGGGGACTTGAGGCCGCCGTTCAAATGCTTTTTGCCGAATAG
- a CDS encoding DUF2065 domain-containing protein, with product MNINWSLLIIATGLALVFEGIPYFLMAERMPKLLLRLATQPPRFLRFIGLAAIILGLLVISFGRSLNL from the coding sequence ATGAACATCAACTGGTCGCTGCTTATCATAGCCACGGGTCTTGCGCTCGTATTCGAAGGCATCCCCTATTTCCTGATGGCCGAACGCATGCCGAAGCTCCTGCTTCGTCTCGCCACACAGCCACCGCGATTCTTACGCTTTATCGGACTGGCCGCAATTATACTTGGCCTGCTCGTCATCTCTTTTGGTCGCTCGTTGAACCTGTGA